In Gadus macrocephalus chromosome 4, ASM3116895v1, the following proteins share a genomic window:
- the LOC132455770 gene encoding E3 ubiquitin-protein ligase KCMF1-like: MSRHEGVSCDACLKGNFRGRRFKCLICYDYDLCASCYEGGATTTRHTAEHPMQCILTRVDYDLYYGGDNFSVEQPQSFTCPYCGRMGYTETSLQEHVSSEHAETSTEVICPICAALPGGDPNHVTDDFTAHLTLEHRAPRDVDESSSVRHVRRMFHPGRGLGGPRARRTNMHFTSGSTGGLSSSTTSSQSSTYTPGNREAMDPIAELLSQLSGVRRAAGGQINAAGPSASQLQQLQMQLQLERQQAQAARQQLEAGGPRHAARRGNHNNNHHGGGGGGGHHHNPGSIGSAAATALPNPPHPAAASAAILTHDHAPGESNHNANCHGASQFLLARLCEPKQCEAERQRVEAERADHSLFVQELLLSTLMHDGSSSSSSSSSGGEEEEGGRRDFAGFGAMGCVDVMPLDVALERLELRERGLRAASVGAEPPPRPL, translated from the exons ATGTCCCGACATGAGG GTGTTAGCTGCGATGCATGTTTGAAAGGGAACTTCCGGGGGAGACGCTTCAAGTGTCTGATCTGCTACGACTACGACCTGTGTGCTTCATGCTACGAGGGCGGTGCTACGACCACCAGGCACACCGCAGAGCACCCCATGCAGTGCATACTCACCAGGGTAGACTACG ACCTGTATTACGGAGGGGACAACTTCTCTGTGGAGCAGCCCCAGTCCTTCACCTGTCCCTACTGCGGGAGGATGGGCTACACCGAGACCTCCCTGCAGGAGCACGTCTCCTCCGAGCACGCAGAGACCTCCACCGAAGTG ATCTGCCCCATATGTGCAGCGTTGCCAGGAGGGGACCCCAACCATGTGACCGATGACTTCACCGCCCATCTCACTCTGGAGCACAGGGCGCCCAGAGATGTG GACGAGTCCAGTAGCGTGCGGCACGTGCGGCGGATGTTCCACCCGGGCCGCGGGCTGGGCGGGCCCCGGGCGCGGCGCACCAACATGCACTTTACCAGCGGCTCCACGGGGGGcctgtcctcctccaccacctcctcgcaGAGCTCCACCTACACCCCCGGCAACCGGGAGGCCATGGACCCCATCGCAG agcTGCTGTCCCAGCTGTCGGGCGTGCGGCGTGCGGCCGGCGGGCAGATCAACGCGGCGGGGCCCTCAGCCTcccagctgcagcagctccagaTGCAGCTGCAGCTGGAGCGGCAGCAGGCGCAGGCCGCGCGGCAGCAGCTGGAGGCGGGCGGGCCGCGCCACGCCGCGCGCCGcggcaaccacaacaacaaccaccacggcggcggcggcggcggcgggcaccACCACAACCCGGGCAGCATCGGCtcggccgccgccaccgccctgCCCAACCCGCCGCACCcggccgccgcctccgccgccaTCCTCACCCACGACCACGCCCCCGGGGAGAGCAACCACAACGCCAACTGCCACGGCGCCTCCCAGTTCTTGTTAGCACG gTTATGCGAGCCCAAGCAGTGCGAGGCGGAGCGGCAGcgggtggaggcggagcgcgCCGACCACAGCCTCTTCGtccaggagctgctgctgtCCACGCTGATGCAcgacggctcctcctcctcctcttcctcctcctcggggggggaggaggaggaggggggccgcAGAGACTTTGCCGGCTTCGGCGCCATGGGCTGCGTGGACGTCATGCCGCTGGACGTGGCGCTGGAGCGCCTGGAGCTGCGGGAGCGCGGCCTGCGCGCCGCCTccgtgggggcggagcctccGCCGCGGCCTCTTTGA